In Cryptomeria japonica chromosome 10, Sugi_1.0, whole genome shotgun sequence, a genomic segment contains:
- the LOC131076142 gene encoding hypothetical protein At1g04090: MAQLVTPPVVQPSRPLGTGFATRRITLGEIEACHVSTFQKIWSSSDKKGVAFYKPVDIPPGYFILGHHCECNTDCLQGWVVVTKDANENKELGGSASLPPLVKPVDYSLVWSSESEKDKKGGNGFFWWPNAPQGYKALGYLVTNGPEKPSLEELRCVRSDLTGVSKTGNNIWNKKDGTSSFQVWSTIPDPEKQANGVFAGTFFCTTNSESGISELPVACLINANSIPIGMPSLDDVHSIIGKYGPTVFFHPKETYLPSSVPWFFENGALLYKKGSFTPDPIAEDGSNLPQGGSADGEYWIDLPSNSAKAKIVRRGDLESAEAYVHVKSALGGTFTDIVMWVFYPFNGPGTLAFFGLVFIPLGRIGEHIGDWEHVTLRVNNFTGELWAIYFSQHSGGQWIEAGDLEYVEGSKKAVVYSAKSGHANFPRAGLVLQGCGKLGVGIANSSKKSAYFLDTSKKYKIVAAEYLKGMENCENVTEPAWLNYGRKWGPEIEYASSNLVGCVKLPSEVSGEDGPTGPKWKSSWYGDEKVKDVF, encoded by the exons ATGGCGCAACTAGTCACGCCGCCTGTCGTCCAGCCTTCAAGGCCTCTTG GCACAGGATTTGCAACGAGGAGGATCACGCTTGGAGAGATCGAAGCGTGTCACGTTTCAACGTTTCAGAAGATATGGAGTTCTAGTGATAAGAAAGGGGTTGCATTCTACAAGCCTGTTGATATTCCTCCTGGATATTTTATTCTGGGTCATCATTGTGAGTGTAACACTGATTGCCTTCAAGGCTGGGTTGTTGTGACAAAGGATGCTAATGAAAATAAGGAATTAGGTGGGTCCGCATCCCTTCCCCCACTAGTAAAACCAGTGGATTACTCGCTGGTGTGGAGTAGCGAGTCGGAGAAGGATAAAAAGGGGGGAAATGGCTTCTTCTGGTGGCCCAACGCCCCTCAAGGGTATAAAGCTCTGGGCTACCTTGTCACAAACGGTCCGGAGAAACCATCTTTGGAGGAGCTCAGATGCGTTCGATCAGATCTAACTGGAGTTTCCAAGACTGGCAATAACATTTGGAATAAGAAAGACGGTACCTCTTCTTTCCAAGTGTGGAGTACAATCCCGGACCCAGAAAAGCAAGCAAATGGGGTATTTGCAGGGACATTCTTTTGCACCACAAACAGCGAAAGTGGAATCTCAGAACTTCCGGTGGCTTGTCTAATAAACGCAAATTCCATACCGATAGGAATGCCAAGTCTGGATGACGTCCATTCAATTATAGGCAAATATGGTCCCACTGTATTTTTCCATCCCAAAGAGACATATTTGCCCTCATCTGTTCCGTGGTTTTTCGAAAATGGGGCATTATTATACAAGAAGGGCTCATTCACGCCCGACCCAATTGCAGAGGACGGTTCAAACCTCCCACAGGGCGGCTCGGCTGACGGTGAGTACTGGATTGACCTGCCTTCAAACTCTGCAAAAGCTAAAATTGTGAGGCGTGGAGATTTAGAGAGCGCAGAGGCGTATGTACATGTTAAATCAGCACTAGGAGGAACATTTACAGACATCGTGATGTGGGTGTTTTACCCCTTCAATGGCCCGGGCACTCTAGCGTTCTTCGGGTTGGTCTTCATACCGCTGGGTAGAATTGGAGAGCACATAGGTGACTGGGAGCACGTAACTTTACGTGTGAACAACTTCACCGGAGAATTATGGGCTATTTACTTTTCTCAGCACAGTGGAGGACAGTGGATTGAAGCTGGGGATTTGGAATATGTGGAGGGGAGTAAGAAAGCCGTGGTTTATTCAGCCAAAAGTGGGCATGCTAACTTTCCTAGGGCAGGACTGGTTCTTCAGGGGTGCGGAAAACTTGGAGTGGGCATCGCCAATTCCTCAAAGAAGAGTGCGTATTTTCTGGATACGAGCAAAAAGTATAAAATTGTGGCTGCAGAGTACCTGAAGGGAATGGAGAACTGTGAAAATGTTACAGAGCCGGCATGGTTGAACTATGGAAGGAAATGGGGACCCGAGATCGAATATGCGTCTTCAAACCTGGTGGGATGTGTTAAATTGCCGTCT